The Lewinellaceae bacterium DNA window GTCGATTTTGACACCGAGAGGTCTACAAAACTGTACCCCGATTCCACCTTCAGATCATGTTTATAACCCTGGGGCAATTTCATGGTTATGCCTCCGTAAGTCGATTTAATATCCATGCTTCCCGTCCGTTCAGCAATCTCCAATGACCCGTAGGTTGCCCGGACCTTAAGCTTAACGGAGGCAGGTAATTGGATAGTGGCTTTTGGAGAGGTGTGGTAATTCCATTGCTTCATTTGATCTCCTGATTCAGTCACAACAGAACCATCTTCGTATTCATAGGTCACTTTTACCGGACGTTGATTTTCGGGCTCGAAATTTATGTCGATGTAGAGGACTCCATTGTCACTATGCGAGGTAACGGTGGTTGCCTTGACCGAAGCGCCAGTCAGTTTGACATCAACTTTCTGGGCATCCCCGTTCTCAATATCGAGGCCGGGATAGTCACTGGTTATGACCACTTCGGTTGCACCCCGCAGATCAAAGGCCTGTTGTTCCTGG harbors:
- a CDS encoding DUF4097 family beta strand repeat protein → MRVVFTFLAVLGILNLHGQEQQAFDLRGATEVVITSDYPGLDIENGDAQKVDVKLTGASVKATTVTSHSDNGVLYIDINFEPENQRPVKVTYEYEDGSVVTESGDQMKQWNYHTSPKATIQLPASVKLKVRATYGSLEIAERTGSMDIKSTYGGITMKLPQGYKHDLKVESGYSFVDLSVSKSTGFAVDLSSTYGEIMSNLDLEMAKKDGMTALRDTRVKGTIGKGGPLLQVCATYQNIYLRGY